In one Pseudomonas sp. SCA2728.1_7 genomic region, the following are encoded:
- a CDS encoding PilZ domain-containing protein gives MSEHPANRRRFKRIAFDARTELSQGQFIWPVKLIDLSLKGLLIERPEPWLGDAEKDFFVDIHLSDDVDIEMDVHLAHEENNQLGFVCRHISLESIQRLRRVIELNLADPQELERELGALIEI, from the coding sequence ATGAGCGAGCACCCCGCCAACCGTCGTCGCTTCAAACGTATTGCGTTCGATGCCAGAACCGAGCTGAGTCAGGGGCAGTTTATCTGGCCGGTGAAGCTGATCGATCTGTCGCTCAAGGGGCTGCTGATCGAACGGCCTGAGCCGTGGCTGGGGGATGCGGAGAAGGATTTTTTCGTCGACATTCACCTGAGCGATGACGTCGATATCGAGATGGATGTGCATCTGGCACACGAAGAAAATAACCAGTTGGGCTTTGTCTGCCGACATATCAGTCTGGAATCGATTCAGCGCTTGAGACGGGTGATCGAGCTGAACCTGGCTGATCCGCAAGAACTTGAG